From Geotalea uraniireducens Rf4:
GCCGGCAAGGGGACCGACGAGGAATACGAGGACGAGCGCCTCAAGTACATGCTTCAGGACCTTGGGGAGTGGTTTTCCCAAACCTATGGAAGCCGGTACGGAGACGTCACCTGCGAGTCGATCGTCGGGGACCGGACCGAAATCCGCCAGCGTTGCGGAGCCATCGTAGCCGAAACCTACGCCAAGGTGATGGAACTGTTGACCGCCAGCGGCTACGACGTTACGGCCGGGAAATAAGGGACTTGGAACTTATCGATATACCGTTTTTCAATGTAGGGGCGAAGCAAAAGCCCCACCTGCTTCACCCTATTTGCCACGGAGATCAAAGGCGGGCGAAGCAGATGAAACGTGCTTCGCCCCTACTCGGGTGCCGACTCGAATCCGGAGGTGACTGAAATGAATAATTGCAACAGGACCGTCAGCACGGCCACCGAGAGCCTCTGTCCCAGCTGCCTGGCGCGGATTCCCGCCGAGCGGCAGCAGCATGGGGACGATGTCGTCCTGGTGAAACGCTGCCCGGAGCATGGTGAATTCCGCTCCCTCGTCTGGCGGGGGGAGCCGTCTCTCTCCGGCTGGTCGCGACCGAAAAAAACCGTTCGCATCGGCGGCCACCTGGGAGGGGAGACGCGCGGCTGCCCTTTCGACTGCGGCATCTGCGCCGGGCACCGGCAGCAGTCGTGCACTGTCCTCATCGAAGTGACCGAGCGCTGCAACCTGGCCTGTCCTTACTGTTTCGCAGCTGCCGGTCGGCAGGAAGTGCACGACCCGCCGCTGGCGGTTATCGCAGAACGTCTCCGCGCTGCCATGCAGGCGAGCGGTCCGCACAACATCGTCCAGCTCTCCGGCGGCGAGCCGACGGTCCGTGACGACCTGCCGGCCATTATCACTCTGGGGCGCGAGCTGGGATTCCCCTTCATCCAGCTGAACAGCAACGGCGTGCGGTTGGCCGCCGACCCGGAATATGCCGGGGAACTGAAGCGAGCCGGTCTCTTTTCCGTCTTCCTCCAGTTCGACGGTACGGAAGACCGGATCTACCGGGCGATCCGCGGGCGTTCCCTGCTCGCGGAAAAACTGCGGGCCATCGAGCACTGCGCCGCCAACGGCCTCGGTGTGGTCCTCGTCCCGACCATCGTACCGGGGGTTAATACCGGGAATATCGGCGCCATCCTGATGCAGGCCCTGGAACTGGCGCCGGCTGTCAGGGGTGTCCATTTTCAGCCCGTAGCCTATTTCGGCCGTCACCCCGAGCCCCCTGTCAGCGAGGAC
This genomic window contains:
- the trsS gene encoding radical SAM (seleno)protein TrsS; translated protein: MNNCNRTVSTATESLCPSCLARIPAERQQHGDDVVLVKRCPEHGEFRSLVWRGEPSLSGWSRPKKTVRIGGHLGGETRGCPFDCGICAGHRQQSCTVLIEVTERCNLACPYCFAAAGRQEVHDPPLAVIAERLRAAMQASGPHNIVQLSGGEPTVRDDLPAIITLGRELGFPFIQLNSNGVRLAADPEYAGELKRAGLFSVFLQFDGTEDRIYRAIRGRSLLAEKLRAIEHCAANGLGVVLVPTIVPGVNTGNIGAILMQALELAPAVRGVHFQPVAYFGRHPEPPVSEDRITLPDLMTAIEDQTDGLMKMEHFRPPGCEHPLCSFHGNFLRLPDGGIQPLTSHTPAGCCGASELANEGTGRAVSFVARQWAAPALAEGGPAGADGALSLDLFLENHRTNTFAVSAMAFQDVWNLDLERVQECCIHVAAPDGRMIPFCLYNLTSAEGIPLYRNRTRCR
- a CDS encoding DVU_1555 family C-GCAxxG-C-C protein, whose amino-acid sequence is MDQTLLMRMMELSYNGYYCSQILVILALEAQGKSNPDLIRAMGGLANGCGFAGGPCGTLTGAACLLSLYAGKGTDEEYEDERLKYMLQDLGEWFSQTYGSRYGDVTCESIVGDRTEIRQRCGAIVAETYAKVMELLTASGYDVTAGK